The following proteins are encoded in a genomic region of uncultured Vibrio sp.:
- a CDS encoding DNA-binding domain-containing protein: MNLATLQSQFAKALHYQASGEECDIAGDFFSADERIQIYRNNFIISLSEVLSATYPMVEALLGKECFTQITRQHVLNHPLEEGRVAHYGESFYDTIKLFENVTSQVPYSPEVARFEWEMDLTRQAQREQLPTTELTPLNKLAEINTDQQPQLIFHLHNGVRSFESRYAVFDLFTAIQRQHFEQLDINLSQCGAISLKRNGDVLCHVLEIEAYQLLRCLESKLSLGDIAQPLLPHLNTLMLLDLIEGFTVQQR; the protein is encoded by the coding sequence ATGAACCTTGCAACATTACAGAGCCAGTTCGCCAAAGCACTGCACTATCAGGCATCAGGCGAAGAGTGCGACATCGCTGGTGACTTCTTCAGTGCAGATGAACGCATACAGATTTATCGCAACAACTTCATCATTAGCTTAAGTGAAGTTTTGTCGGCAACTTACCCTATGGTTGAAGCATTACTCGGCAAAGAGTGCTTTACACAAATTACCCGGCAACACGTTCTGAATCATCCATTGGAGGAAGGACGGGTTGCTCATTACGGTGAAAGCTTTTACGACACTATCAAGTTATTCGAGAATGTCACGTCGCAGGTCCCTTATAGCCCGGAGGTCGCTCGTTTTGAGTGGGAGATGGATCTCACCCGCCAAGCGCAACGTGAGCAATTACCCACAACAGAATTAACCCCATTAAACAAACTCGCTGAGATCAATACAGACCAACAACCTCAGTTGATTTTCCATTTGCACAACGGAGTCCGTAGTTTTGAGTCTCGCTATGCGGTTTTTGATCTCTTTACTGCAATTCAGCGTCAGCACTTCGAACAGCTCGATATCAATCTATCGCAATGCGGTGCCATCTCACTCAAGAGGAATGGGGATGTGTTGTGCCATGTGCTGGAGATTGAAGCCTACCAATTACTGCGTTGTTTAGAGAGTAAGCTAAGTCTGGGAGACATAGCGCAGCCGCTGCTTCCTCATCTAAATACGCTTATGCTGCTGGATTTGATTGAAGGTTTTACGGTGCAACAACGTTAA
- a CDS encoding DUF692 domain-containing protein, protein MPHLDYFSRNPSDLSWLEVHSENYFQPNSTERLQLQSLREIYQISCHGIGLSLGSVNRVSHKHLAQLKALIDVIDPLFVSDHLSWSENGGHYFNDLLPLPYTEEALNVFSRNVQEVQDYLQREILIENPSSYVKFQHSTINEWEFLAEVQKRTDCRLLLDLNNVYVSAFNHGFDCDAYLNAIPADKVDEIHLAGFTIKKLDKGEIWIDTHSRPVSDEVWQLYRHWIQQHGSRHTLIEWDLDIPAPEVLLAEADKASLVLSEHDAASIENGARKAS, encoded by the coding sequence ATGCCTCACCTAGATTATTTCAGTCGCAACCCGTCGGACTTGTCGTGGCTAGAGGTTCACAGCGAGAACTACTTTCAGCCAAACTCAACCGAGCGCTTACAACTTCAATCCCTACGTGAAATTTATCAAATCAGTTGCCATGGTATTGGTTTATCTCTTGGCTCTGTAAACCGAGTCAGTCACAAACATTTGGCCCAGCTTAAAGCTCTTATCGATGTCATTGACCCGCTGTTTGTTTCTGACCATCTAAGCTGGAGTGAGAACGGCGGTCACTACTTTAACGACCTTCTTCCCCTGCCCTATACCGAAGAAGCTTTAAATGTTTTTTCGCGCAATGTACAGGAAGTACAAGACTATCTGCAGCGTGAAATCTTAATCGAGAACCCATCGAGTTATGTGAAGTTTCAGCATTCCACCATTAATGAGTGGGAATTTCTGGCTGAGGTACAAAAGCGTACGGACTGCCGTTTGCTGCTCGATTTAAACAATGTGTACGTTTCTGCATTCAACCACGGCTTTGATTGCGACGCATACCTAAACGCGATTCCGGCTGATAAGGTAGATGAAATTCACCTCGCCGGTTTTACCATCAAGAAATTGGATAAAGGTGAGATTTGGATTGATACCCACAGTCGCCCGGTCAGTGATGAGGTATGGCAACTGTATCGCCACTGGATCCAGCAGCATGGTTCTCGACATACCTTAATTGAGTGGGATTTAGATATTCCCGCACCTGAAGTATTGTTAGCAGAAGCAGACAAAGCCTCGCTCGTACTTTCAGAACACGATGCCGCCTCGATTGAAAATGGCGCGAGGAAAGCATCATGA
- a CDS encoding DUF2282 domain-containing protein codes for MKTSNLAVAAAVTGLIALGGTMLTATSAVAAEQEKCFGVAKAGKNDCATKNSSCAGTAKQDSQKDAFVVVPKGLCDKLAGGSTTSS; via the coding sequence ATGAAAACTTCGAATCTTGCTGTTGCTGCTGCGGTTACGGGTCTTATCGCTTTAGGAGGCACGATGCTGACTGCAACTTCTGCCGTTGCAGCCGAACAAGAAAAATGCTTTGGTGTGGCGAAAGCGGGCAAAAATGACTGTGCAACTAAAAACAGCTCTTGTGCCGGCACCGCTAAGCAAGACAGCCAAAAAGACGCCTTTGTCGTGGTACCAAAAGGTTTGTGCGACAAATTGGCAGGCGGTAGTACCACCTCTTCGTAA
- the uvrD gene encoding DNA helicase II — MMDPSLLLDGLNDKQREAVAAPLENLLVLAGAGSGKTRVLVHRIAWLMSVEQASPFSIMSVTFTNKAAAEMRGRIEELMMGSASGMWNGTFHGICHRILRAHYLDAKLPEDFQIIDSDDQQRLIKRLIKAQNLDEKQWPARQVGWWINGKKDEGLRPAHIDAYHDPVTKTYLQLYTAYQEACDRAGLVDFAEILLRAHELLRDNKFVREHYQARFKHILVDEFQDTNNIQYAWLRMMAGPDCHVMIVGDDDQSIYGWRGAKVENIEKFTREFPSVSTIRLEQNYRSTKTILEASNALITNNTERMGKELWTDGVVGDPISIYSAYNELDEARFAVTKIKEWQDKGGVLNDAAMLYRNNAQSRVLEEALIQAGLPYRIYGGMRFFERQEIRDALSYLRLMANRNDDAAFERVVNTPTRGLGDKTLETIRRAARDRGCTMWEASVAMLDEKVLSGRAAGALSRFIELITALEDDTLEMPLHEQTDHVIKYSGLFAMYEQEKGEKSKARIENLEELVTATRQFEKPEEAEEMSLLTAFLTHAALEAGEGQADEFEDAVQLMTLHSAKGLEFPLVFMVGVEEGMFPSQMSAEEAGRLEEERRLCYVGMTRAMQKLYITYAEMRRLYGQDKYHKPSRFIRELPETCLDEVRMKAQVSRPSTSGRFSQSAVKENFNETGFSLGARVMHPKFGEGTIINFEGSGPQSRVQIAFNGEGIKWLVTAYARLEKL, encoded by the coding sequence ATGATGGATCCATCTCTATTACTCGACGGTTTAAACGATAAACAGCGTGAAGCCGTTGCAGCACCTCTAGAAAACTTACTCGTCCTTGCTGGTGCAGGAAGTGGTAAGACTCGCGTTCTTGTTCACCGAATCGCTTGGTTGATGTCTGTAGAACAAGCTTCTCCATTTTCAATCATGTCAGTAACCTTTACTAACAAAGCGGCAGCGGAAATGCGTGGCCGTATTGAAGAGTTGATGATGGGCAGTGCGTCAGGCATGTGGAATGGTACTTTCCATGGTATTTGTCATCGTATCCTGCGGGCGCACTATCTTGATGCCAAGCTACCGGAAGATTTTCAGATCATCGACAGTGATGACCAGCAGCGTTTGATTAAGCGCTTGATCAAAGCACAAAACCTGGATGAAAAGCAGTGGCCTGCACGTCAGGTAGGTTGGTGGATCAACGGCAAGAAGGATGAAGGTTTACGTCCGGCTCATATCGATGCCTATCATGATCCAGTGACCAAAACTTACCTGCAGTTATATACCGCGTATCAGGAAGCGTGTGATCGCGCTGGTTTGGTCGACTTTGCGGAAATCTTGCTTCGCGCTCATGAGCTACTGCGCGATAACAAGTTTGTCCGCGAGCATTACCAGGCGCGCTTTAAGCACATTTTGGTCGACGAGTTTCAGGATACCAACAACATTCAATACGCTTGGCTACGCATGATGGCGGGGCCTGATTGTCATGTGATGATTGTGGGCGATGATGACCAGTCTATTTATGGCTGGCGTGGTGCGAAAGTGGAGAACATTGAAAAGTTTACGCGTGAGTTCCCAAGTGTCAGCACCATTCGTCTTGAACAAAATTACCGTTCAACTAAAACGATTCTAGAAGCGTCGAACGCCCTGATTACCAACAATACCGAACGCATGGGTAAAGAGCTTTGGACGGATGGGGTCGTTGGCGATCCAATCTCGATCTATAGTGCTTACAACGAGCTGGACGAAGCCCGTTTTGCCGTAACTAAAATTAAAGAGTGGCAAGATAAGGGCGGGGTCCTTAATGATGCCGCAATGCTTTACCGCAATAATGCCCAGTCTCGTGTTCTGGAAGAAGCGTTAATTCAAGCAGGCCTTCCATACCGTATTTATGGTGGTATGCGATTCTTCGAACGTCAGGAAATCAGAGATGCATTGAGCTACCTGCGTTTGATGGCCAACCGCAACGATGATGCAGCATTTGAGCGAGTAGTGAACACACCGACGCGTGGCTTAGGGGATAAGACACTTGAGACGATTCGTCGTGCCGCTCGTGATCGCGGCTGCACCATGTGGGAAGCCAGTGTCGCGATGCTGGATGAGAAAGTGCTATCCGGTCGAGCAGCAGGCGCATTGAGTCGTTTTATCGAACTCATCACGGCGTTGGAAGATGATACGCTGGAGATGCCTCTGCACGAGCAAACAGACCATGTGATCAAATACTCTGGGTTGTTTGCCATGTATGAGCAAGAAAAGGGCGAGAAGTCCAAAGCGCGTATTGAGAACTTGGAAGAACTAGTGACAGCGACCCGTCAGTTTGAGAAACCTGAAGAAGCGGAAGAGATGTCTCTGCTTACTGCATTCCTGACTCATGCTGCGCTTGAAGCTGGAGAGGGACAAGCCGATGAGTTTGAAGATGCGGTGCAATTGATGACTTTGCACAGTGCAAAAGGGCTGGAGTTCCCATTAGTGTTCATGGTCGGCGTGGAAGAAGGCATGTTCCCAAGCCAGATGTCCGCTGAAGAAGCCGGGCGTTTAGAAGAAGAGCGTCGCCTGTGCTATGTCGGTATGACGCGCGCAATGCAGAAACTCTACATCACCTATGCCGAAATGCGTCGTTTATATGGCCAGGACAAGTACCACAAGCCATCACGCTTTATTCGTGAACTGCCTGAAACCTGCTTGGATGAAGTCCGCATGAAAGCACAAGTCAGTCGTCCGTCGACGAGCGGTCGTTTTAGTCAGAGTGCAGTCAAAGAGAACTTCAATGAGACTGGTTTTTCGCTAGGTGCTCGCGTGATGCATCCTAAGTTTGGAGAGGGCACCATCATTAACTTTGAAGGCAGTGGCCCACAAAGCCGAGTGCAAATTGCCTTCAATGGCGAAGGTATTAAGTGGTTAGTGACCGCTTATGCAAGACTTGAGAAGCTTTAA
- the ggt gene encoding gamma-glutamyltransferase has translation MQSTFNRLVTTGLFLTSPLTLTSQAFANQATDAVAPEQSTGVEQKQLVTAKNFMVTAANPIATQAGADVIEQGGNAIDAMVAIQLMLGLVEPQSSGIGGGAFLVYWDNDKQKLTTFDGRETAPLAATPQLFQDDNGQPLQFYDAVVGGRSVGTPGTVKLLWDTHQQYGKLEWKKIIQPVIKLAEQGFSISPRLASLIDTDAERLSRFPATKAYFFNQDGSPKAAGTTLKNPQYAQTLTAIADKGAMAFYQGDIAQDIINTVQNAPGNPGVLAQSDFDTYQIKQRDPVCVAYQSYDVCGMGPPSSGALTVGQILAISEQYDLKGWGAESAKSWQVIADASRLAFADRGKYMADQDYVPLPIEGLLDSDYLKQRAALIKIGKTLPEVVAGNPPWSHAMNLSIDESIELPSTSHFNIVDKQGNVVSMTTTIENAFGSRLMVRGFLLNNELTDFSFRTHQDGNPIANRLEPGKRPRSSMAPTIMLKDGKPYMAIGSPGGSRIIGYVAQTIIAHTQWDMDIQQAINQPRLLNRFGTLDIEQGTAATRLQPELEKIGFVTEIRDLNSGLHAIRITSDSLEGAADPRREGVAIGN, from the coding sequence ATGCAATCGACGTTCAATCGGCTCGTCACTACGGGCCTTTTCCTCACTTCCCCTTTAACCCTGACGAGCCAAGCCTTCGCCAATCAAGCCACGGATGCAGTGGCCCCAGAGCAAAGCACCGGCGTAGAACAAAAGCAGCTGGTAACAGCCAAAAACTTTATGGTTACGGCCGCAAATCCGATTGCAACACAAGCGGGCGCCGACGTAATTGAACAAGGCGGCAATGCGATAGATGCCATGGTGGCAATTCAGTTGATGCTTGGCTTAGTTGAGCCCCAGTCCTCAGGTATCGGAGGCGGCGCATTTTTGGTGTATTGGGATAACGACAAGCAAAAGCTCACCACCTTTGATGGCCGAGAAACTGCACCGTTAGCCGCCACTCCGCAATTGTTTCAGGATGACAACGGCCAGCCCCTGCAGTTTTATGATGCCGTTGTTGGCGGTCGCTCCGTTGGCACCCCAGGAACAGTAAAACTCTTATGGGACACTCACCAACAGTACGGCAAGTTAGAATGGAAAAAGATCATTCAGCCTGTTATCAAACTTGCTGAACAAGGATTTAGCATCAGCCCCCGACTTGCAAGCCTGATAGACACTGACGCGGAACGTCTATCACGCTTCCCCGCGACCAAAGCCTATTTCTTTAATCAAGATGGTTCACCCAAAGCTGCGGGAACAACGCTTAAAAATCCCCAATACGCGCAAACTTTAACGGCGATTGCAGATAAAGGTGCCATGGCCTTTTACCAAGGTGATATCGCTCAGGACATTATTAATACCGTACAAAACGCGCCGGGAAATCCGGGTGTACTCGCGCAGTCAGACTTTGATACCTACCAAATCAAGCAGCGCGACCCCGTGTGTGTCGCTTATCAAAGCTATGATGTCTGCGGTATGGGACCACCAAGTTCTGGCGCATTAACGGTGGGACAGATTCTGGCAATCAGTGAGCAGTACGATCTCAAAGGTTGGGGCGCAGAAAGTGCCAAATCTTGGCAAGTGATTGCAGATGCCTCTCGCCTCGCCTTCGCTGATCGCGGCAAGTACATGGCTGACCAAGACTATGTACCGCTGCCCATCGAAGGATTATTGGACTCAGACTATCTAAAGCAGCGAGCAGCATTGATTAAAATCGGAAAAACACTGCCAGAAGTCGTAGCCGGGAACCCTCCATGGTCTCATGCAATGAATCTCAGCATAGATGAGTCGATTGAACTCCCCTCTACCAGCCATTTCAATATCGTCGATAAGCAGGGCAATGTGGTATCCATGACCACAACGATTGAAAACGCTTTTGGCTCGCGGTTAATGGTTCGCGGTTTTTTACTCAACAACGAACTGACCGACTTCTCGTTCCGTACCCATCAAGATGGAAATCCGATAGCTAACCGCTTAGAGCCAGGTAAACGTCCACGTTCCTCTATGGCTCCGACGATCATGCTCAAAGACGGCAAGCCTTACATGGCGATTGGTTCGCCGGGAGGCAGTCGTATTATTGGTTACGTCGCTCAAACCATTATTGCTCATACTCAATGGGATATGGATATCCAACAAGCTATCAATCAGCCAAGACTACTCAACCGCTTTGGCACGTTAGACATTGAACAAGGTACTGCGGCCACCCGCTTACAACCAGAGTTAGAAAAGATTGGTTTTGTCACAGAAATACGTGATTTGAATTCTGGTTTGCATGCCATTCGAATCACCTCAGATAGTCTGGAAGGTGCTGCCGATCCACGCCGTGAAGGTGTCGCGATCGGTAACTAG
- a CDS encoding LysE family translocator, whose protein sequence is MNESTILITLASIHFLALMSPGPDFALVVQNATRHGRQTGLYIALGLSVGILLHSLFSLTGVSYIVHQHPMLYSVLQLLGGSYLLYLGIGALRAVIAMIAMIAMIKQPSSDQPNQAKNLVINNKRQAFTKGFATNILNPKALVFFVSLMSSLVPAGMSVTGKGIALVILFGLSLLWFSSLAWMLSTQRLKRRLQQAGIYIDGLCGVVFTLVGGSILLQTIRTFTV, encoded by the coding sequence ATGAATGAATCCACCATCCTAATTACGCTGGCCAGCATCCACTTTCTTGCTTTAATGAGTCCTGGTCCCGACTTTGCCTTAGTTGTGCAAAACGCCACGCGTCATGGCCGCCAAACTGGCCTGTACATTGCGTTAGGTCTGTCAGTTGGCATCTTGCTCCATTCACTGTTTAGCCTGACAGGCGTGAGTTACATCGTTCATCAACACCCTATGCTGTACTCTGTTCTACAACTACTCGGCGGCAGTTACTTACTCTATTTAGGTATTGGCGCACTTCGAGCCGTGATCGCCATGATCGCCATGATCGCCATGATCAAACAACCATCATCGGATCAACCGAATCAAGCGAAGAACCTCGTCATCAACAATAAACGTCAGGCCTTCACTAAGGGTTTTGCGACCAACATTCTGAATCCAAAAGCCTTAGTATTTTTCGTCAGCTTAATGTCGAGTTTGGTTCCTGCTGGCATGTCTGTTACGGGTAAAGGCATCGCCCTGGTAATTCTATTTGGTTTATCGCTACTTTGGTTTTCCAGCCTGGCCTGGATGCTCTCTACACAAAGATTGAAGCGCAGATTACAACAAGCCGGTATTTACATCGATGGTTTATGCGGTGTGGTGTTCACGCTAGTCGGTGGCAGCATCTTACTGCAAACCATCCGTACCTTTACGGTGTAA
- a CDS encoding AraC family transcriptional regulator, with protein sequence MEQIQYYATDHEQLSLIEAKYQKFAFQKHYHLDFHLGLITHGEQKFQYQGSHHQVGYGQIVIMPPDELHDGQSKLADGYEVNVFSIEPHLLSDLADLRQSGQIISFNELIISDPQIFSQLSNLHSQLRHKNISQLAKDCLLFEGFNPLFERYGSLARKKVIPLGKQSLNTLKDYLMANLDQSVRLDSLSELCQLSPTQFQRHFKAQTGMTPYAWFARLRLEQGMKLLQAGYCGTEVAHQIGFYDQAHFSKAFKQTYGVSPSQVTP encoded by the coding sequence ATGGAACAAATTCAATACTACGCGACCGACCATGAACAACTGAGTCTGATTGAGGCGAAATACCAGAAATTTGCTTTTCAAAAGCATTACCATCTGGATTTTCACCTTGGTCTGATCACGCATGGCGAGCAGAAGTTCCAGTATCAGGGAAGTCACCACCAAGTCGGCTACGGACAAATCGTTATTATGCCGCCGGATGAGTTACATGATGGTCAATCTAAGCTAGCTGACGGCTACGAAGTCAATGTGTTTTCGATCGAGCCACACTTGCTCAGCGATCTAGCTGATCTTAGACAAAGTGGTCAAATAATCAGCTTTAATGAGCTGATCATCTCTGATCCGCAAATATTTTCACAACTTAGTAACTTACACAGCCAGCTTAGACATAAAAATATCAGCCAGTTGGCTAAAGATTGTCTACTATTTGAAGGGTTTAACCCGCTTTTTGAACGCTATGGATCACTTGCAAGGAAAAAAGTCATCCCCTTGGGGAAACAGTCACTCAATACCTTGAAAGATTACTTAATGGCCAATCTCGATCAGTCCGTTCGTCTGGATTCACTATCCGAACTCTGCCAGCTAAGCCCAACCCAATTTCAGCGCCACTTTAAAGCCCAAACAGGAATGACGCCTTACGCGTGGTTCGCACGACTTCGTCTTGAACAAGGTATGAAGCTACTTCAGGCAGGATACTGCGGAACAGAAGTCGCGCATCAAATTGGCTTTTACGATCAGGCACATTTCAGTAAAGCGTTTAAACAGACTTACGGCGTGTCTCCGTCGCAAGTGACCCCCTGA
- the rarD gene encoding EamA family transporter RarD, protein MTLEEQQRARQGVLLAVGAYTMWGIAPMYFKSIMQVSPLEILSHRVVWSFFLLAALIHFSRAWRLVYEIAKNKSKAAYLLSSSVLIGANWLIFIWAVNANHMLDASLGYYINPLINVLLGMIFLGERLRKLQWFAVTLAVCGVLVQLFVFGSVPLVAMALAMSFGFYGLIRKKVAVDAQTGLFVETLILLPAAAIYLLFIADSVTSNMLDNTMHLNGLLVAAGVITTLPLLCFTGAATRLKLSTLGFFQYIGPSLMFLLAVLMYSEVFTMDKAITFAFIWGALVIFSFDGLRNNRQARRAIQPQ, encoded by the coding sequence ATGACACTAGAAGAACAACAGCGTGCCCGGCAAGGTGTCCTGCTTGCAGTTGGTGCTTACACGATGTGGGGCATCGCTCCAATGTATTTCAAATCTATTATGCAGGTCTCTCCTTTAGAGATCTTAAGCCATCGAGTCGTTTGGTCATTCTTTTTGCTTGCGGCACTGATCCATTTTAGCCGTGCTTGGCGCTTGGTTTACGAAATAGCAAAAAACAAAAGTAAAGCCGCTTACCTACTCTCAAGCTCTGTACTCATTGGTGCCAACTGGCTGATCTTTATTTGGGCGGTCAACGCCAATCATATGCTCGATGCTAGTCTGGGTTACTACATCAACCCATTAATCAACGTGCTGCTCGGGATGATTTTCCTCGGTGAAAGGCTACGTAAATTACAGTGGTTTGCTGTCACGCTTGCAGTTTGTGGTGTTTTAGTGCAGCTGTTTGTGTTTGGCTCTGTACCTTTGGTCGCCATGGCGCTTGCCATGAGTTTTGGATTCTATGGCCTGATCCGCAAGAAAGTTGCTGTTGACGCGCAAACCGGCCTGTTTGTGGAAACCCTAATTCTGCTACCAGCAGCGGCAATCTACCTGCTGTTCATTGCAGACTCGGTAACCTCAAATATGCTTGATAACACAATGCACCTGAATGGGTTGCTTGTTGCCGCGGGCGTGATAACAACATTACCCCTGCTATGTTTTACCGGAGCAGCCACACGCCTGAAACTGTCTACATTAGGTTTCTTCCAGTATATTGGACCGAGCCTGATGTTCTTACTCGCGGTGCTAATGTACAGTGAGGTCTTTACTATGGACAAAGCGATCACATTTGCCTTTATCTGGGGCGCATTAGTCATATTTAGCTTTGATGGATTGCGTAACAATCGGCAAGCACGCCGAGCAATCCAACCACAGTGA
- the recQ gene encoding ATP-dependent DNA helicase RecQ, protein MTSTLLAEPSDSAVTPQRVLEDVFGYQTFRDGQQEVIDAAIDGRDSLVIMPTGGGKSLCYQIPALVRSGITLVISPLISLMKDQVDQLKANGVAAECVNSTMNREELLSVYNRMHNGQLKLIYVSPERVLMRDFIERLESLPLTMIAVDEAHCISQWGHDFRPEYASLGQLKQHFSHVPFMALTATADDATRRDILERLRLNDPQVYLGSFDRPNIRYNLVEKHKPVSQIIRYLDTQKGNCGIIYCGSRKKVEMVTEKLCNNHIRAAGYHAGMDTDERAYVQEAFQRDDIQIVVATVAFGMGINKPNVRFVVHFDIPRNIESYYQETGRAGRDGLPAEAMMLYDPADISWLRRMLDEKDEGPQKQVESHKLNAMSAFAEAQTCRRQVLLNYFGEYREKPCGNCDICLDPPKHFDATEEARKALSCVYRVNQSFGMGYVVEVLRGMQNIRVRENGHDKISTYGLGRDHSHDYWVSIFRQLIHKGLLFQNITRNSTLQLTEEARPLLRGDVALELAVPRLDTTARAAKSDKLTSKNYDKKLFAKLRKLRKSIADEDGLPPYVVFSDATLIDMAEILPTSYGEMLAVSGVGQRKLEKYADPFLDLIQEHITQHG, encoded by the coding sequence ATGACCTCGACCTTGTTAGCCGAACCTTCAGACTCTGCTGTTACGCCTCAACGTGTGTTGGAGGATGTCTTCGGTTATCAGACATTCCGCGATGGTCAGCAAGAAGTTATCGATGCTGCTATTGATGGACGAGACAGCTTAGTCATTATGCCAACTGGCGGTGGTAAGTCTCTCTGTTATCAAATTCCTGCGCTGGTACGAAGTGGGATTACCTTGGTCATTTCTCCGTTGATTTCACTGATGAAAGATCAGGTGGACCAGCTAAAAGCCAATGGTGTCGCGGCGGAATGCGTGAATTCGACCATGAACAGAGAAGAACTGCTGAGTGTGTATAACCGCATGCACAACGGGCAGTTGAAGTTGATTTATGTCTCGCCAGAGCGTGTTTTGATGCGTGATTTTATCGAACGTCTGGAGAGCTTGCCGCTGACCATGATTGCAGTCGATGAGGCGCACTGTATCTCACAGTGGGGGCATGATTTCCGTCCGGAGTACGCGTCACTAGGCCAACTAAAGCAACACTTTTCTCATGTACCCTTTATGGCGTTAACAGCGACGGCCGATGATGCCACGCGTCGAGACATCTTAGAGCGTTTGCGTCTCAACGATCCTCAGGTTTATCTCGGCAGCTTTGACAGACCAAACATTCGCTATAATCTGGTGGAAAAACACAAGCCGGTTTCTCAGATCATTCGCTATTTAGATACCCAGAAAGGGAACTGCGGCATCATCTATTGTGGCAGCCGCAAGAAAGTGGAAATGGTGACAGAGAAGCTGTGTAACAATCATATTCGAGCCGCAGGTTACCATGCTGGGATGGACACGGATGAACGCGCTTATGTTCAGGAAGCGTTTCAGCGAGATGATATCCAGATCGTGGTGGCGACCGTGGCCTTTGGTATGGGCATCAATAAACCTAACGTGCGCTTCGTGGTGCATTTTGATATTCCGCGCAATATCGAGTCTTACTATCAGGAAACGGGCCGAGCAGGGCGAGATGGCTTACCCGCAGAAGCGATGATGCTCTACGATCCGGCCGATATAAGTTGGCTACGCCGCATGCTGGATGAAAAAGACGAAGGTCCGCAGAAGCAGGTAGAAAGCCATAAGCTGAATGCGATGAGCGCGTTTGCCGAAGCGCAGACTTGTCGCCGTCAGGTTTTGCTCAACTATTTTGGCGAATATCGAGAGAAGCCATGTGGTAACTGTGATATTTGTCTCGATCCGCCCAAACATTTTGATGCAACCGAAGAGGCGCGTAAGGCGTTATCTTGTGTGTATCGTGTGAATCAGAGTTTTGGTATGGGGTATGTGGTAGAAGTACTGCGCGGTATGCAAAATATCCGTGTGCGTGAAAATGGCCACGATAAAATCTCAACCTACGGGCTCGGACGTGATCACAGCCATGATTATTGGGTGAGTATTTTCCGTCAGCTGATTCACAAAGGTTTGCTGTTTCAGAATATCACCCGCAACTCGACCTTGCAGCTTACGGAAGAAGCACGTCCATTGCTGCGTGGAGACGTCGCTCTCGAATTAGCGGTGCCACGTCTAGATACCACGGCACGTGCTGCTAAGTCCGATAAATTGACCAGCAAAAACTACGACAAGAAGCTGTTTGCCAAACTGCGTAAGCTGCGTAAGTCGATTGCTGACGAAGATGGCTTACCACCATATGTGGTCTTCAGCGATGCAACATTGATAGATATGGCGGAGATTCTACCAACATCTTACGGCGAAATGCTTGCTGTCAGCGGGGTGGGTCAACGTAAGCTTGAGAAATACGCCGATCCATTCTTAGACCTTATTCAAGAACACATTACCCAACACGGTTAA
- a CDS encoding DUF3630 family protein, with protein sequence MHKEFGLAEYIAEEGRLLITAPRFDLDTFPVLGERLVGLLSATVVEKQWDADIHSWLIDFEGCRLFMKAEHYSEAIWFEALAVEESREDLDYLAGLFHRGF encoded by the coding sequence ATGCACAAGGAATTTGGCCTCGCTGAATACATTGCCGAAGAAGGTCGCCTACTGATTACCGCGCCACGCTTCGACTTAGATACGTTTCCGGTGCTGGGTGAGCGTTTGGTTGGCCTATTATCGGCTACAGTAGTAGAAAAGCAGTGGGATGCGGATATTCATTCCTGGTTGATTGACTTTGAAGGTTGTCGACTATTTATGAAGGCGGAGCACTACAGCGAGGCGATATGGTTTGAAGCACTCGCAGTGGAAGAGAGCAGGGAAGATCTCGATTATCTTGCCGGATTATTCCATCGCGGATTCTGA